The Thermoanaerobaculia bacterium genome segment CATAGGATCCGGCGGTCACCATGAGCCCCAAAAAAGGATTCAAGATCGGCGAGGTCTGCAAGCTCCTCGATATCCAGCCCTATGTGCTGCGCTACTGGGAGACCGAGTTCGTCGCGCTGCATCCGGCGAAGAGCCAGTCCGGGCAGCGGGTCTACGCCGAGGCGGAGGTCGCGGTCATCCGCCGGATCAAGGAGCTCCTCTACGACGAGGGCTACACGATCGCCGGCGCCAAGAAGCAGCTCGAGTCCCGGGACGCCGAGGTAGCGCACGCCGGCAAAGCTGCCGCGAAGCCGAGTCTCTTCGATCCGGAGCCGGAGGAAACCGCGGGGCAGGCGTCGGAGCCTGCGGATCCATCGGAGCCAGCGGAGCCAGCGGGGCCAGTGGA includes the following:
- a CDS encoding MerR family transcriptional regulator, translated to MSPKKGFKIGEVCKLLDIQPYVLRYWETEFVALHPAKSQSGQRVYAEAEVAVIRRIKELLYDEGYTIAGAKKQLESRDAEVAHAGKAAAKPSLFDPEPEETAGQASEPADPSEPAEPAGPVETSAAAQANGKSPVELDTSSADRIESFLRGVEEALAEARAALAILEKHPR